The DNA sequence CGATCATTCCCGTAACTGTGCCCAACAGTCCCAGGAGCGGACAGAGCGCCACCAGCGTCTGTACGATCGGCAGCGAGCGACGCACGGCCATATTGAACTCCGAGATCATCCGGTCGCGGATCTGGTGGGCCTCCCAGGACTGGCGTTCGTGGCGTGCTTCCCAGTCCTCGTAGATGGCGTCGCGCCGCTTGCCGAGCTCGACCCGGTAAAACACCAGCCGCTCGAAGACCAGCATCCACATAAGGAAGATGGTCAGCGCAATCAGGAACAGGACGTCTCCGCCGAGTTCCATGAAGTCACGGATCGCCTCGAAGGCGTCGTAGAACCAGCTAAACATGGTCAACGAAACCGATCAGTCGCTCCTCCGTTCCGGCCCGGCTATTCCGGAGCCTTGTTCTGGGCTTCGGAATGCTCCGCCACGATGCCGGTGCTCTGCTCCTGCAGGATCTGCACGATGCGGCGGCTGCGTCCGCTCACCACGGTATGCAGCAACACCATCGGTATCGCGACGCTCAGGCCCAGTACGGTGGTGACCAGCGCCTGCGAGATGCCGCCCGCCATCAGCTTGGGATCGCCGGTGCCGAACAGCGTGATCGCCTGGAAGGTCTTGATCATGCCGGTAACGGTTCCCAGCAGACCCATCAGCGGCGCCACCACCGAGATGATCTGTATGAACAGCAACGAGCGGTTCAGCTTGGGCGTTTCCTTGAAGATGGCCTCGCCCAGCTTGAGTTCCAGCGTCTCCGTGTCCACGTCCTTGTTCTCGTGGTAAACCGCGAGCACGCGGCCCAGCGCATTGTCGTCGGATGGCGTGGAACTGCGCAGCTGCGCCGTTACCTTGCGGCTGGCCAGCGATAGAGTCACGAGGCGTTCCAGCGAAATCAGAAGGCCAATGACGCCCAGGGCGAGGATGAGATAGCCCACCAATGCGCCCTGCTGTATGCGCTCCACCAGGTTTGGTTGGCCGACCAGCGAATTGAGCACGCCGCCCAGCGTCGGATCCAGTCCGAAGCGCACCACGTCACCGGAATCGGCGCCGAGCAGGTCTTCCGTGCTGCCCGTGTAGCGGCCGGCCTCCGGCTGGCGGCCGAGCTCGGTCAGGTTGCCGGTTTCCGGCCGATAGGCCAGGTACTTGCCGTCGGACACGATATTGAACAGGCCGACCCGCACCACGTCTGTCGGCTCGCGTTGGCCGTCCAGAGAGATCACGTCCGTACTGAACCGCACGATCTTCGCCGATTCGGTCATTTCGCGCTGCAGTTCCCACCACAACCGTTCCATCTCCTCTATGGAAGGCAGTTCGATTCCGGACCCCAGCTTCTCTGCCAGCGAGGTGAGAAAGGCCGATCTTTCCGGGTATTGCACATTCGTGAGCGAGTTCTCGAAATTGGAACGCGCATCACCCGCGACCTGCTGGGTGACGCCGAACAGTTCCTTGAGCGCGCCCAGCCGCTCGTCGCGGGTCTGCATCAGCGCCGCGATGCGGCGCTCGTTCTCGCCGTACTCGTTCTCCAGGCGCTGGCTGCGGCGTTCCTCGGCCGACTTCTCGGCGTTCGCCTCGTTCAGCAGTCTTTGCTGCTCCCCGCGAGCCTGGCGGAACTGCTCCTCGCGGGCGCGCATTTCCTCGTTGTCGCGAACGGCGCCCTGCTCGACCAGGTCCAGCAGTTCATCCAGTGTCAGCGCTTCCTGCGCCTGCAGGGGCAAAGCCAGCAGCAGGCCCAGCACGGAGCCGGCAATCGTTCTTGTCATCGTCATTTATCCGGCCTCCGGCGCCGCAACCGGCAGCATCAACAAATCCGGCGCCACCAGCTCTTGCGCCACCCGCAGTCCCATGCGCACCTGGTTGCGGTAACTGCCTTCCAGGTCAACCCAGGCCTTGGCATCGTGGTCCCATCTGCGCGTCGCACTCTGGTCCGCGGTCTGGTAAACAAGCGCTACTCGGCCGACCCGCAGCACGTCCACTTCCAACTCCGCGCCCTCATGCTCCACCGCAGCCTTGTAGGCTTCGATCGTGCGGCCGTAGTCGTTCTCGATCTGGTAGGCCTCAAGCACCTTGCGGAATTTTTCGGCCACCGTAACGTCCTCGCGCTCCATCAGGCCGTAGAGTTCGCCGACCCGGAGCCGGCGCTCATCCAGCAGGAACGGCGCGTCCGCCTCCACGAACAATTCCAGCGACTCGATCATGCGCACCATCAGCGGCAGCATCTGGCGGCCGGTCGCCTCGACTTCGTCGATGGCCTCGTTCAGCTTGCCGATATCGCTTTCCTGCCGGTCAATCTGGCGCTGCATCAGAGTATTGAAGACCTTGAGGCCTTCGAGTTCCTTCAGCACCCGCTTGTATTCGGTCTCCAGCGAGTCGGTCTCCTTGACGATGTCGTCGATCCGATTCTGCGACTGCCTGCCGGCTTCCGCACGATCGGCCTGGACGGCCTCGACCTCCTCCAGCGTGGTCGCTCCCGCCAGCGCGGCTGCAGCCAGCAGCGCCCCTGCGCACAACGACCCCCTAAGAAATGGCTTCATCAACAGCTCCCCCTGTACATCTAAAGCGGGCACATGAACAGCAGGCGGGTTCCAAGAGACCGGCCTGATTCAAGGCACGGGATATTAGCACAGCTTGGGGTACAGCCATGTTTCGGGAGTGTGACAGTTTGAGGCAAGGGAGCCCCGATCTGAAGGGCCGAGCGCGGGCGGGCAGGCTCTGCGTCCGAGTGCGCCGGCCTTGACATGCGGGCCGCTTGGCGCATAATCCGCGCACATGGACGCCCGGCGCTCTATCCTTAGCCTTCACGCAGCCGCCATCGGCCTGCGTCCGGCTGCGCTCGCACTGCTTGCGGGGCACCGAAAGCGGGGTAAGGAATAAGCCCGGACAACTCCAGAAGCCTTATTTCAAACCCCGCTAACCGAACACCGGATGCGGGGTTTTTTCTATGGGCATAACCGCCACCCGACGAGAACCTCAACATGAACCAGCAAGCCAAACAGGATCGCGTTCGAATCTTCGACACCACCTTGCGCGACGGCGAACAGGCGCCCGGCTGCAGCATGACGCTGCGCGAGAAGCTCAAGGTGGCGCGCGCGCTCCGAGACATGCGGGTGGACATCATCGAGGCGGGCTTTGCGGCGGCCTCGCCCGGCGATTTCGAGTCGGTGCGGGAAGTGGCCAACTCGATCAAGGGCGTCACCATCTGTTCGCTGGCGCGCTGCCACGAGGGCGACATCGAGAAGTCCGCCCGAGCCCTGGAGCCGGCAGCCCGCAAGCGCATCCACGTGTTCGTCGCGACCAGCGAGATTCACCGCAAGTTCAAGCTGGAAATGGCCCGCGACGAAATCGTGCGCCGGGCGGTCGAGGCGGTGCGCCTGGCCAGGCAGGCCTGCGACGACGTGGAGTTCTCGCCGGAGGACGCGTCGCGCACCGAGCCCGAATTCCTGACCGAAATCGTCACCGCGGTGGTGGAGGCCGGCGCCACCACGGTCAACATTCCGGACACCGTCGGTTACGCGATGCCGGAGCAGTTTCAGGCGGTGTTCGAGCATCTTCGCGAGACCGTTCCCGGCATCGAAAACGTCGTCCTGAGCGCCCACTGCCATGACGACCTCGGGCTTTCGGTGGCCAACAGCCTGGCGGCCGTCGTGGGCGGCGCCCGGCAGATCGAGTGCACAGTCAACGGCATCGGAGAACGCGCCGGAAACTGCTCGCTGGAAGAGGTGGTGATGGCGCTCAAGGTGCGCGCCGATTACTTTGGCGTGGACACCGGCATCGAAACCACCGGGCTATATCCGGCCAGCCGCCTGGTCTCCAGCGTCACCGGCATGCACACGCCGCGCAACAAGGCCATCGTGGGCCAGAACGCCTTCGCGCACGAGGCCGGCATTCACCAGCACGGCATGCTCAAGCACGCGGAGACCTATGAAATCATGCGTCCCGAGTCCGTTGGCATGCACCGCTCCAACCTGGTGCTGGGCAAGCACTCCGGACGGCACGCCTTCCGCGACCGGACCCGCCAGCTCGGCTTCGAACTGAGCGAGGATCAGCTCAACCGTGCGTTCATCGAGTTCAAGAAGCTGGCCGACCGCAAGAAGGAGCTGTTCGACGCCGACATCGAGGCGCTGATCGTGCACAAGGACACGGCCGCGATGGGTCCCTGGCGCCTGCGCGAACTGCGCATCAACACCGGGGGCAGCACGCTCGCGGTGGCGGCGGTGCGCCTGGAGCACGACAGTGGCGAACAGCGCGACGAGGCGGCCGTGGGCGATGGCCCGATCGACGCGACCTTCAAGGCGCTGGAGCGCGCCACCGAAATGAGCGTCGAGCTGATCCACTTCGACGTGCGCAGCGTCACCACGGGTGAGGACGCGCAGGGCGAGGCCACGGTCACGGCGCGCTGGGGCGACTCCTCGTACCGCGGACGCGCGGTCAGTACCGACATCGTGGAAGCCGGCGCCGAGGCCCTGCTGGAAGTGCTGAACCGGGCGCTGCGGGCCAAGGCGCGCCTGGATTCCGGAAAAGCGGCGAAAAGAGGCCCGCGCAGGCGCCTTGGGCCGTAAAATCGCGGCGAGCCGCAGTTTTCGGCTGTCCCTGAAGGTACTGGAGACCCTCACGCCATGACCGCACAAGACGAATGGATCTGGCACGACGGCGAGATCAAGCCGTACATGGAGGCCCAGACTCATGTAATGACGCACGCGCTGCACTACGGCACTTCGGTGTTCGAGGGCATTCGCTGCTACGCAAGTCACCTGGGGCCCGTAATCTTCCGGCTTCGCGCGCACACGCGACGCATGTACAACTCGGCCAAGATTTACCGGCTGAAGATTCCGTACACGCCGGAGGAAGTGAACGGCGCCTGCCACGCGGTCATCGCCCGCAACCGGCTGTTCGACGGCGCATATATCCGCCCGATCGCATTCCGCGGCGCCGGCGACCTGAGGATCCTGCCGTCGGAAAACGTACCGGTTCACGTGGCCGTTGCCGCGTGGACATGGGGATCGTACCTCGGCGGAACCGACGAGGGCGTGGACATCTGCTGCACGTCCTGGCAAAGGGTGGCGCCGAACACGGTGCCCGCACTCGCCAAGGCAGGCGGCAACTACCTGTCCAGCGTTCTGGTCACGCTCGAGGCCCAGGAGAACGGCTACGTCGAGGGGCTTGCCATGACCCACGACGGACTGGTCAGCGAAGGGGCCGGCGAAAACGTCTTCGTGGCGGTAGCGGGCAAGCTCTACACGCCGCCCTACTCCGCTTCGATTCTTCCCGGGATCACCCGCGACACGGTGATCAAGCTCGCCACGCGGCTGGGCATTCCGGTCATACAGGAGGCGCTGCCGCGCGAGGTGCTGTACATCGCCGACGAAGTCTTCCTGGCGGGCACCGCCGCGGAAATAACGCCGGTCCGCAGCCTGGACCGGCTGACGATCGGCAACGGCAAGCCCGGCGAGC is a window from the Gammaproteobacteria bacterium genome containing:
- a CDS encoding MotA/TolQ/ExbB proton channel family protein, which encodes MFSWFYDAFEAIRDFMELGGDVLFLIALTIFLMWMLVFERLVFYRVELGKRRDAIYEDWEARHERQSWEAHQIRDRMISEFNMAVRRSLPIVQTLVALCPLLGLLGTVTGMIEVFDVMAVAGSGNPRSMASGVSKATIPTMAGMVGALSGVFWTTYLTRRADREVEELEEHLTMDH
- a CDS encoding energy transducer TonB produces the protein MTRTIAGSVLGLLLALPLQAQEALTLDELLDLVEQGAVRDNEEMRAREEQFRQARGEQQRLLNEANAEKSAEERRSQRLENEYGENERRIAALMQTRDERLGALKELFGVTQQVAGDARSNFENSLTNVQYPERSAFLTSLAEKLGSGIELPSIEEMERLWWELQREMTESAKIVRFSTDVISLDGQREPTDVVRVGLFNIVSDGKYLAYRPETGNLTELGRQPEAGRYTGSTEDLLGADSGDVVRFGLDPTLGGVLNSLVGQPNLVERIQQGALVGYLILALGVIGLLISLERLVTLSLASRKVTAQLRSSTPSDDNALGRVLAVYHENKDVDTETLELKLGEAIFKETPKLNRSLLFIQIISVVAPLMGLLGTVTGMIKTFQAITLFGTGDPKLMAGGISQALVTTVLGLSVAIPMVLLHTVVSGRSRRIVQILQEQSTGIVAEHSEAQNKAPE
- a CDS encoding DUF3450 domain-containing protein — translated: MKPFLRGSLCAGALLAAAALAGATTLEEVEAVQADRAEAGRQSQNRIDDIVKETDSLETEYKRVLKELEGLKVFNTLMQRQIDRQESDIGKLNEAIDEVEATGRQMLPLMVRMIESLELFVEADAPFLLDERRLRVGELYGLMEREDVTVAEKFRKVLEAYQIENDYGRTIEAYKAAVEHEGAELEVDVLRVGRVALVYQTADQSATRRWDHDAKAWVDLEGSYRNQVRMGLRVAQELVAPDLLMLPVAAPEAG
- a CDS encoding 2-isopropylmalate synthase, whose amino-acid sequence is MNQQAKQDRVRIFDTTLRDGEQAPGCSMTLREKLKVARALRDMRVDIIEAGFAAASPGDFESVREVANSIKGVTICSLARCHEGDIEKSARALEPAARKRIHVFVATSEIHRKFKLEMARDEIVRRAVEAVRLARQACDDVEFSPEDASRTEPEFLTEIVTAVVEAGATTVNIPDTVGYAMPEQFQAVFEHLRETVPGIENVVLSAHCHDDLGLSVANSLAAVVGGARQIECTVNGIGERAGNCSLEEVVMALKVRADYFGVDTGIETTGLYPASRLVSSVTGMHTPRNKAIVGQNAFAHEAGIHQHGMLKHAETYEIMRPESVGMHRSNLVLGKHSGRHAFRDRTRQLGFELSEDQLNRAFIEFKKLADRKKELFDADIEALIVHKDTAAMGPWRLRELRINTGGSTLAVAAVRLEHDSGEQRDEAAVGDGPIDATFKALERATEMSVELIHFDVRSVTTGEDAQGEATVTARWGDSSYRGRAVSTDIVEAGAEALLEVLNRALRAKARLDSGKAAKRGPRRRLGP
- a CDS encoding branched-chain amino acid transaminase, translating into MTAQDEWIWHDGEIKPYMEAQTHVMTHALHYGTSVFEGIRCYASHLGPVIFRLRAHTRRMYNSAKIYRLKIPYTPEEVNGACHAVIARNRLFDGAYIRPIAFRGAGDLRILPSENVPVHVAVAAWTWGSYLGGTDEGVDICCTSWQRVAPNTVPALAKAGGNYLSSVLVTLEAQENGYVEGLAMTHDGLVSEGAGENVFVAVAGKLYTPPYSASILPGITRDTVIKLATRLGIPVIQEALPREVLYIADEVFLAGTAAEITPVRSLDRLTIGNGKPGELTRALQDAFFGLFDGRTEDPRGWLEPVEGIDKEG